One Candidatus Manganitrophaceae bacterium DNA window includes the following coding sequences:
- a CDS encoding aspartate aminotransferase family protein, which yields MTSRRKNFQKHICQTSPHPMGLEIDHAEGVTVTTKNGKNYLDFISGIGVANIGHTHPAVVKAIKKQAERYLHVMVYGEYVQAAQVDLATKLATVLPGPLSQVYFTNSGTEANEGALKLAKKHTGRKRFISFEQSYHGDTQGACSVTGRDIYRKPFEPLLPGITFLPFNETNRLCEIDHQVAAVITEPIQGEGGIRIPDQDFLPALRARCTEVGALLIFDEVQTGFGRTGRLFALEHWGVVPDIITLAKAIGGGMPLGAFVSSPNIMATLSTDPPLSHVTTFGGHPVSCAAGLASLKVILENDLPQKADQLGEKIKDALRDFARRHSCIRDVRGKGMMIGLELSDADTTAGFVGKALDKGLILGWTLHTNTVVRISPPLTLTEKELEKGLDIIDKALA from the coding sequence ACTATCTTGATTTCATTTCTGGAATCGGTGTCGCCAATATCGGGCATACCCACCCGGCCGTCGTCAAAGCGATCAAGAAACAGGCAGAGAGATATCTGCACGTGATGGTTTACGGAGAGTACGTTCAGGCAGCACAGGTCGATCTCGCCACAAAACTGGCCACGGTCCTTCCCGGACCTCTCTCACAAGTCTATTTTACAAACAGCGGGACGGAGGCCAATGAAGGGGCACTGAAGCTTGCAAAAAAACATACAGGCCGAAAACGCTTCATCAGTTTTGAGCAGAGCTATCATGGAGACACCCAGGGGGCCTGTTCGGTAACCGGTCGTGACATTTATCGAAAACCTTTTGAACCTCTCCTTCCCGGGATCACCTTTCTTCCCTTCAACGAGACCAACAGGCTTTGTGAGATCGATCATCAGGTCGCGGCCGTGATCACCGAACCGATTCAGGGAGAAGGGGGAATTCGGATACCGGATCAAGACTTCCTGCCGGCACTTCGGGCCCGGTGCACTGAGGTTGGCGCACTCCTTATTTTTGATGAGGTTCAGACCGGATTCGGCCGGACCGGAAGACTGTTTGCCCTGGAGCATTGGGGGGTTGTTCCGGATATCATTACCCTGGCCAAGGCCATCGGCGGGGGGATGCCGCTCGGTGCCTTCGTGTCGTCACCCAACATAATGGCAACGCTCTCGACCGACCCCCCCCTGTCTCATGTGACCACCTTCGGCGGCCACCCGGTCTCCTGTGCCGCCGGCTTGGCCAGTCTGAAGGTCATTCTGGAGAATGACCTTCCGCAAAAAGCGGATCAGCTTGGAGAAAAGATTAAAGACGCTTTGCGGGATTTTGCGCGGAGACATTCATGCATCCGCGACGTTCGGGGGAAGGGCATGATGATCGGACTTGAGCTTTCTGATGCGGATACAACAGCAGGTTTCGTGGGGAAGGCCCTGGATAAGGGCCTAATCCTCGGATGGACACTCCATACAAATACCGTTGTACGAATTTCTCCGCCCCTCACCCTCACAGAAAAAGAACTGGAAAAAGGGCTGGATATCATAGATAAGGCCTTGGCCTAA